From the genome of Xiphophorus couchianus chromosome 6, X_couchianus-1.0, whole genome shotgun sequence, one region includes:
- the eif4e2 gene encoding eukaryotic translation initiation factor 4E type 2 isoform X1, whose amino-acid sequence MNNKFDALKDDDSGDHEQDQGSPKDSEKEKPEEDDKEQNIIKKKMVVPGPGEHPLQYNYTFWYSRRTPGRPASTQSYEQNIKQIGSFASVEQFWRFYSHMIRPGDLTGHSDFHLFKEGIKPMWEDDANKMGGKWIIRLRKGLASRCWENLILAMLGEQFMVGEEICGAVVSVRFQEDIISIWNKTASDQATTARIRDTLRRVLNLPPNTIMEYKTHTDSIKRSLEVHGNLEELQRSPAQSLGRLPWSGEC is encoded by the exons ATGAACAACAAATTTGATGC GCTGAAAGACGATGATAGTGGAGATCACGAGCAGGATCAAGGCTCACCGAAAGACAGTGAAAAGGAAAAACCTGAAGAAGACGACAAGGAGCAAaacattataaagaaaaaa ATGGTGGTGCCAGGACCAGGAGAGCATCCCCTTCAGTACAACTACACGTTCTGGTACTCGAGGCGTACTCCAGGGAGACCAGCCAGCACTCAGAGCTACGAACAGAACATCAAACAGATTGGCAGTTTTGCCTCG GTGGAACAGTTTTGGCGCTTTTATAGCCACATGATCCGGCCTGGTGATCTCACAGGTCATAGTGACTTCCACCTGTTTAAGGAAGGCATAAAGCCCATGTGGGAG GATGATGCCAATAAAATGGGAGGGAAGTGGATCATTCGCCTAAGGAAAGGCCTGGCGTCTCGATGTTGGGAGAACCTGATCCTGGCCATGCTGGGGGAGCAGTTCATGGTCGGAGAGGAGATCTGTGGCGCTGTTGTGTCAGTACGCTTCCAG GAGGACATTATATCCATCTGGAACAAAACGGCAAGCGACCAAGCGACGACGGCCCGCATCAGAGACACGTTGCGCCGAGTCCTCAACCTGCCTCCCAACACCATCATGGAGTACAAGACGCATACAGACAGCATTAA ACGCAGCCTAGAGGTCCATGGTAacttggaggagctgcagagatctccAGCTCAG AGCCTGGGAAGACTTCCATGGTCTGGTGAATGCTAG
- the eif4e2 gene encoding eukaryotic translation initiation factor 4E type 2 isoform X2: MNNKFDALKDDDSGDHEQDQGSPKDSEKEKPEEDDKEQNIIKKKMVVPGPGEHPLQYNYTFWYSRRTPGRPASTQSYEQNIKQIGSFASVEQFWRFYSHMIRPGDLTGHSDFHLFKEGIKPMWEDDANKMGGKWIIRLRKGLASRCWENLILAMLGEQFMVGEEICGAVVSVRFQEDIISIWNKTASDQATTARIRDTLRRVLNLPPNTIMEYKTHTDSIKAWEDFHGLVNASGGR, from the exons ATGAACAACAAATTTGATGC GCTGAAAGACGATGATAGTGGAGATCACGAGCAGGATCAAGGCTCACCGAAAGACAGTGAAAAGGAAAAACCTGAAGAAGACGACAAGGAGCAAaacattataaagaaaaaa ATGGTGGTGCCAGGACCAGGAGAGCATCCCCTTCAGTACAACTACACGTTCTGGTACTCGAGGCGTACTCCAGGGAGACCAGCCAGCACTCAGAGCTACGAACAGAACATCAAACAGATTGGCAGTTTTGCCTCG GTGGAACAGTTTTGGCGCTTTTATAGCCACATGATCCGGCCTGGTGATCTCACAGGTCATAGTGACTTCCACCTGTTTAAGGAAGGCATAAAGCCCATGTGGGAG GATGATGCCAATAAAATGGGAGGGAAGTGGATCATTCGCCTAAGGAAAGGCCTGGCGTCTCGATGTTGGGAGAACCTGATCCTGGCCATGCTGGGGGAGCAGTTCATGGTCGGAGAGGAGATCTGTGGCGCTGTTGTGTCAGTACGCTTCCAG GAGGACATTATATCCATCTGGAACAAAACGGCAAGCGACCAAGCGACGACGGCCCGCATCAGAGACACGTTGCGCCGAGTCCTCAACCTGCCTCCCAACACCATCATGGAGTACAAGACGCATACAGACAGCATTAA AGCCTGGGAAGACTTCCATGGTCTGGTGAATGCTAGTGGCGGACGTTAG
- the eif4e2 gene encoding eukaryotic translation initiation factor 4E type 2 isoform X3, translated as MNNKFDALKDDDSGDHEQDQGSPKDSEKEKPEEDDKEQNIIKKKMVVPGPGEHPLQYNYTFWYSRRTPGRPASTQSYEQNIKQIGSFASVEQFWRFYSHMIRPGDLTGHSDFHLFKEGIKPMWEDDANKMGGKWIIRLRKGLASRCWENLILAMLGEQFMVGEEICGAVVSVRFQEDIISIWNKTASDQATTARIRDTLRRVLNLPPNTIMEYKTHTDSIKYSLGRLPWSGEC; from the exons ATGAACAACAAATTTGATGC GCTGAAAGACGATGATAGTGGAGATCACGAGCAGGATCAAGGCTCACCGAAAGACAGTGAAAAGGAAAAACCTGAAGAAGACGACAAGGAGCAAaacattataaagaaaaaa ATGGTGGTGCCAGGACCAGGAGAGCATCCCCTTCAGTACAACTACACGTTCTGGTACTCGAGGCGTACTCCAGGGAGACCAGCCAGCACTCAGAGCTACGAACAGAACATCAAACAGATTGGCAGTTTTGCCTCG GTGGAACAGTTTTGGCGCTTTTATAGCCACATGATCCGGCCTGGTGATCTCACAGGTCATAGTGACTTCCACCTGTTTAAGGAAGGCATAAAGCCCATGTGGGAG GATGATGCCAATAAAATGGGAGGGAAGTGGATCATTCGCCTAAGGAAAGGCCTGGCGTCTCGATGTTGGGAGAACCTGATCCTGGCCATGCTGGGGGAGCAGTTCATGGTCGGAGAGGAGATCTGTGGCGCTGTTGTGTCAGTACGCTTCCAG GAGGACATTATATCCATCTGGAACAAAACGGCAAGCGACCAAGCGACGACGGCCCGCATCAGAGACACGTTGCGCCGAGTCCTCAACCTGCCTCCCAACACCATCATGGAGTACAAGACGCATACAGACAGCATTAAGTAT AGCCTGGGAAGACTTCCATGGTCTGGTGAATGCTAG
- the LOC114146019 gene encoding phospholipid scramblase family member 5, with product MSAVTCQPPPFGPLEREKHIQDIFRAFKNRCGPSCECQTQVEDAKSHQVPPDLEFEKHSSDLRPHGGIQDMCMQPPAPKTPEEVEQDLNDEAGLQFLSVLETVRQIHVTARPDLRGPQCVSRKIYSITTGSSKSQMFVAVEESSCMCLHFCGPARACSLQGFDYQGQQVFYFERPLRVDACCLGCCLMEMRAYSPKKHLIGTVCQRWSMFTPLLEVCGPQGASRIQIQGPCCPFRCFSNQQFQIVSNIGEQIGTIWKKWPGFSNECNTDHEYFGLEVRQSLEPHTKLLLLAATFLLASIKLSAAGWTPNLSS from the exons ATGTCAGCAGTGACCTGTCAGCCTCCTCCTTTTGGTCCACTTGAGCGAGAGAAGCACATCCAGGACATCTTCAGGGCTTTCAAGAATCGATGCGGGCCTTCCTGTGAGTGCCAGACTCAAGTGGAAGACGCCAAGTCTCACCAAGTGCCTCCTGACTTGGAATTTGAAAAACACAGTTCAGATCTCAGGCCTCATGGTGGGATACAGGACATGTGCATGCAGCCACCAGCACCGAAGACGCCCGAGGAGGTGGAGCAGGACCTTAACGATGAAGCAGGACTACAGTTTTTGTCCGTGTTAGAGACAGTCAGGCAGATACATGTCACTGCGAGACCCGACCTGCGGG GCCCACAGTGTGTTTCCAGAAAGATTTACAGCATCACCACCGGAAGTAGCAAGTCACAGATGTTTGTGGCTGTGGAGG AGAGCTCTTGTATGTGCCTCCATTTCTGTGGCCCGGCTCGGGCCTGCTCCCTGCAGGGGTTCGACTATCAAGGGCAGCAGgtcttttactttgaaaggcCCCTCAGGGTGGATGCCTGCTGCTTGGGCTGCTGCCTGATGGAGATGAGGGCATATTCACCTAAGAAGCATCTCATTGGCACTGTATGCCAGAG GTGGAGCATGTTTACCCCTCTCCTGGAGGTCTGCGGTCCGCAAGGAGCCTCCAGAATCCAAATTCAGGGCCCCTGCTGTCCCTTCCGCTGCTTCTCCAACCAACAATTTCAG ATTGTTTCCAACATTGGAGAGCAAATAGGTACAATATGGAAGAAGTGGCCTGGCTTCAGCAATGAATGTAACACGGATCATGAATATTTTGGCTTGGAGG TGCGGCAGAGCTTGGAGCCACATACTAAACTCCTGCTTCTGGCAGCTACTTTCTTACTGGCAAGTATTAAACTCAGTGCAGCTGGTTGGACTCCAAACTTGTCTTCATAG
- the LOC114146021 gene encoding uncharacterized protein LOC114146021, with the protein METPKLVAACPHLDVCLGGVQVPCLIDTGSMVSTLTESFFKDHFKSGGPDGLRPCHWLQLKAANGLNIPYLGYIELSVELCGKDIPNCGVLIVKDPHGKVAPTPGVLGMNVIQKCYHELFVQHGAGLFSQDNVPQAPHEIWPALQKCHQASLQGPLDYVVKVRGRAACRVPGGVMKLVAATCSDQLSQAVLFEPPEAGLPGGLLASPALIRVVRGTAYIPIVNVGSTDILLYPRTVVGTLHHVNVISLPPGVKEEPSYTAKVSSQIVLPTVQDQIEAIDLSQLPCTHQGQVRTLLRDYSSVFAENDSDLGCTNIISHDIPLIDETPVNQRYRRIPPSGYEAVKDHINQLLSTNVIRESCSPYASPIVLVKKKDGSLRMCVDYRQLNSKTRKDAFPLPRIEESLDALTGACWFST; encoded by the coding sequence ATGGAAACGCCAAAGCTTGTTGCAGCGTGTCCTCATTTAGATGTGTGTTTGGGAGGTGTTCAGGTGCCCTGTCTAATTGACACTGGTTCTATGGTGTCGACCCTTACAGAAAGTTTCTTTAAGGATCATTTCAAGTCTGGTGGCCCTGATGGTTTACGCCCTTGTCACTGGTTGCAGCTTAAGGCAGCAAATGGGTTAAATATCCCATACCTTGGCTACATAGAGCTTAGTGTTGAGCTTTGCGGCAAAGACATCCCAAACTGCGGGGTTTTGATTGTAAAAGATCCTCACGGCAAAGTGGCTCCCACACCAGGTGTTTTAGGCATGAATGTAATCCAAAAATGCTATCATGAGCTTTTTGTACAGCATGGTGCAGGGTTGTTCAGTCAGGACAATGTCCCACAGGCTCCTCATGAAATCTGGCCTGCATTGCAAAAGTGCCATCAGGCAAGCTTGCAGGGCCCATTAGACTATGTGGTAAAGGTGCGGGGTCGTGCAGCATGCAGGGTCCCAGGTGGGGTTATGAAGCTTGTGGCTGCTACATGTTCTGATCAGCTGTCACAGGCTGTACTATTTGAGCCTCCTGAGGCAGGTCTGCCAGGAGGTTTGCTTGCTTCCCCTGCCCTAATCCGTGTGGTGCGAGGCACAGCCTACATACCAATTGTTAATGTAGGCTCTACAGATATCTTGCTTTACCCACGTACTGTTGTAGGTACTCTGCATCATGTTAATGTTATCAGTCTGCCTCCCGGTGTTAAAGAAGAGCCCTCATATACAGCTAAGGTGTCCTCTCAGATTGTACTTCCAACTGTGCAGGACCAAATTGAGGCCATCGACCTCTCCCAACTGCCCTGCACACACCAGGGGCAGGTGAGGACCCTTCTTAGGGATTATTCATcagtttttgcagaaaatgacagTGATTTGGGGTGTACAAACATAATTAGTCATGACATACCCCTTATTGATGAGACCCCTGTAAACCAGCGATACCGGCGTATACCACCGTCAGGCTATGAAGCAGTAAAGGATCACATCAATCAGTTACTTAGTACTAATGTGATCAGAGAGAGCTGCAGCCCCTATGCATCTCCCATTGTGCTAGTCAAAAAGAAGGATGGGAGCCTGAGGATGTGTGTGGACTATCGGCAGCTTAATAGCAAAACCCGCAAAGATGCCTTTCCATTACCACGCATTGAAGAGTCTTTGGATGCACTTACAGGTGCTTGCTGGTTCTCTACCTAG
- the chrng gene encoding acetylcholine receptor subunit gamma, with amino-acid sequence MHTRGTFLRRCCRNTLMDSGPGRSPLLFLRVVMISAAACAVNLEGQLFKDLMKGYNKNVQPNEKNGNVTQVSIKMTLTNLISLNEKEEVLTTSVWIEMVWCDYRLRWDEPPRSALYGNITSQLRVPSKNIWLPDVILENNVDGQFEIAYYCNALVSPDGCVYWLPPAIYRSACAITVNYFPFDWQNCTMVFRSQTYSASEIELKLKKKDNYTLEWVEIDKEAFTENGEWAIKHRPAKKIINTQYTKDDLEYQQIVFFLIIQRKPVFYIINIIVPCVLFSSLGLLVYFLPAKAGGQKCNMAIYSLLGQTVYLFLIAKKVPETSKAVPLIGKYLMFVMSVTTVVIINCVIVLNVSLRTPNTHKMTDKVRKLFLNVLPQLLRMRMKPWTPNCERASETTDGKTLGKDRIHSRRRSSVTLIAKAEEYLVKVARSELMFEKLKERNGLMKSVLEKLHGGLTGGTAEQLSVSLAQASPELRQCVESCKHIAETARQQNSFQSENEEWFLVARVIDRVCFIVMALVFFIGTTGIFLMGHFNQPPSKPFGGDPKEYLPPLDNHTDVTE; translated from the exons ATGCACACGAGGGGAACTTTTCTCAGACggtgctgcagaaacacactcATGGATTCTGGACCTGGACGCTCTCCACTACTTTTTCTAAGAGTTGTTATGATTTCTGCTGCAG CATGTGCGGTCAACCTTGAGGGACAACTTTTCAAAGATCTGATGAAGGGCTACAACAAGAACGTGCAACCGAatgagaaaaatggaaatgtcaCCCAAGTCTCCATCAAGATGACTCTCACCAACCTCATCTCTCTG aatgaaaaagaggaagttctgACAACCAGTGTGTGGATAGAAATG GTTTGGTGTGACTACAGACTGAGGTGGGATGAACCACCAAGATCAGCTTTATATGGGAACATAACATCTCAACTACGGGTTCCCTCCAAAAACATCTGGCTGCCCGATGTCATATTAGAAAACAA TGTGGATGGACAATTTGAGATAGCGTATTACTGTAACGCACTGGTATCCCCTGACGGCTGTGTGTACTGGCTGCCTCCTGCCATCTATCGCAGTGCCTGCGCCATCACAGTGAACTATTTTCCCTTTGACTGGCAAAACTGCACAATGGTCTTCCG ATCCCAGACTTACAGCGCCAGTGAGATTGAACTGAAGCTCAAGAAGAAAGATAACTATACACTGGAGTGGGTGGAAATTGATAAAGAAGCTTTTACAG AGAATGGCGAGTGGGCGATCAAACACAGACCAGCCAAGAAGATAATCAACACTCAGTATACCAAAGACGACCTGGAGTACCAGCAGATTGTTTTCTTCCTCATCATCCAGAGAAAACCTGTTTTCTACATCATCAACATTATTGTTCCCTGCGTTCTCTTCTCCTCCCTCGGCCTCCTGGTTTACTTTTTACCCGCCAAAG CTGGTGGCCAGAAGTGCAACATGGCTATTTACTCTCTTCTGGGCCAAACCGTGTATCTCTTTCTAATTGCTAAGAAAGTACCAGAGACGTCAAAAGCAGTGCCTCTTATTGGAAA atatttgatgtttgtgaTGTCAGTGACCACCGTTGTAATAATAAACTGCGTGATTGTCCTCAATGTGTCCTTAAGAACCCCAAACACTCACAAAATGACAGACAAAGTTCGCAAG CTCTTCCTGAACGTGTTGCCTCAACTGCTCAGGATGAGGATGAAGCCCTGGACGCCAAACTGTGAAAGAGCCTCTGAAACTACTGACGGAAAAACTCTTGGCAAAGACAGAATCCACAGCCGGCGCCGCAGCTCCGTTACCCTCATCGCCAAAGCAGAGGAATATTTAGTAAAAGTGGCTCGATCTGAGCTGATGTTTGAAAAACTCAAAGAGAGGAACGGATTAATGAAGTCGGTGTTAGAAAAGCTTC ACGGTGGGCTGACAGGAGGCACAGCGGAGCAGCTTAGCGTCAGTCTGGCTCAGGCCTCTCCGGAGCTGAGGCAGTGTGTGGAGTCCTGCAAACACATAGCAGAGACTGCAAGGCAGCAGAACAGCTTCCAGAGT GAAAATGAAGAATGGTTCCTGGTCGCTCGGGTCATCGACAGGGTCTGCTTTATTGTCATGGCATTAGTGTTTTTCATCGGCACGACCGGCATCTTCCTAATGGGCCACTTCAACCAGCCTCCTTCCAAACCGTTTGGTGGGGATCCAAAGGAGTATCTTCCTCCATTAGACAATCACACCGATGTAACAGAATAG
- the LOC114147097 gene encoding C-C motif chemokine 20-like codes for MVSMRVTVMAVTLVTLCVLVTNTHAGYVFCCRRYLPGRLPFSEIKAFSVQRKTPFCPINAIIFHTRKDKRCVDPELEWVKDYVSQIATLAKKIPVQTKKIPVQMAGLPPDHTATVSAIATATEKQNQYVTEKVHQMAKPQQENSLPSVSDKIIEDGPLPMTLCKW; via the exons ATGGTGTCAATGAGAGTTACAGTGATGGCGGTGACACTTGTTACTCTTTGTGTCCTGGttacaaacacacatgcag GTTATGTTTTTTGCTGTCGAAGATACTTGCCGGGAAGACTCCCATTTTCAGAGATAAAGGCATTCTCAGTGCAGAGGAAAACTCCCTTTTGTCCCATCAACGCCATCAT tttccacacaagaaaagacaaaagatgtGTTGACCCCGAACTTGAATGGGTGAAGGACTACGTCAGCCAAATAGC AACTTTGGCAAAGAAAATTCCAGTCCAGACTAAGAAAATTCCAGTCCAGATGGCAGGACTCCCACCAGATCACACTGCCACAGTCTCTGCCATTGCCACTGCCACAGAAAAGCAAAACCA GTATGTAACAGAGAAAGTTCATCAGATGGCCAAACCCCAGCAAGAGAACAGCCTTCCCTCAGTCTCCGACAAAATCATCGAAGATGGGCCGCTACCCATGACATTGTGTAAATGGTAG